Within Acidimicrobiales bacterium, the genomic segment CTGGTCCAGCTCGGCGCGCAGGTGGTCACGGATGACGCTGTGAAGGATCTCACGAAATCTGCCCTCCAGCATTGCTTCCAGCGACTGCCCACTCTCGAACAACACGAAGCGCACGACCGACCGAAGTTGGCGGAGGACCTTCTCTCGCGCCTCTGCGGGACCCTGGACGGCACCGGCGCCCTTGATCTTGATCCGCTCGGTCCTCCGATACTCATCGCCGGATTTGGCGTACTGAACCTGGAGGTGCACCTCATGATCGTCTGCGTAGGTCCGTGCCCGGGCGCCTTCTTTGACGCTGCGCTCGTACTCCGACGCGTACTTGAGCAGGGTCTTCTCCGGCCCGGTACGTCCCGGGACGACGAACGTCACGGTGACCGTGGGGCGTGCCCAGACCTTCTGTGCGGGTAGGTCGCAAGCCTTGTCGAAAGGAAATTCTGGGTCGATGGCCAGAGCGATCGCTCTCAGGATGTTTGACTTGCCGCAGTTGTTGCGGCCGACGATGACGTTGAAACCTTCGGATAGATCGATCGCAAACGGGTCATCGCCATCGTCGTACAAGGAGCGGAAGTTTTTGATCTCGACGGATTTCAAGAACATCGACAAGCGAGCATACGGAAGGAGGTCCAGCCGGTCGCGGATCGGCCACGATCGATCATCGACAATCGCACTCGTGTAGAAGCAAGCCAGGACGCCGCGTGCGAAGCTTCGACTGGACCGATCACATTCCCCTGCACCAATTGGCGTAACAGGCGGCGATCCCGTTACAGTCTGCGACATCCCCCCAGTCGCTTCGGCGGCTGGGTGCGAGGCCCGCCTTAGGCGGGCCTCTGCGTTCGTCACTCACCAACCGTCGGGCTTGCGAATCACTCCGTGCTGGTCTCGGATCGTGCTGGGTAGCTGACAGGACTTCAAAACCGACCGGCGCAGCTGCTTGAAGAACGTCGATTGGATCGCTCTCGACCGGCACCGGCTCGGGTGCGGATTGACGACCCCGACCTTCACACCGAGTTCTCTCTCGGTCACGAGGATCGGCTCTGCGAGGTCCGAGTCGTTCGAGATCACGACGGCGGTGTCACAACGCCGCCGGAATGCATCGAGGAGCAGGTAGGTCGCTAGGTTGACATCCGAGCCCTTCTCCTCGGTCTTGATGACCTCGACGGTCTTCGGTCCTCGAGCCGGTGGCCGCGCGAGAGGCATCCGAACGACGTGGCTGAGGTAATGCCCGTAGTGGATCTCGACAAGTGGAAGTGTCTCGAGCGCCCTGAGGTAGGCGTGCTGGCGAGCGGGCTGGTCCGGGTCGTTCGGCCGTGCGGATATGCGTGCAGTGAAGTAGCGAATCTTGACTATCTTGTCCTTCGGCAAGAGCCGCCTACACAACGCTTCGAGGTCGAGCCACTTGTATGGCGTGCCTTTCACCGCTCCGTAGTAGAGGTTGAAGCCATCGATGTACACGATCGTCGGCATCTAGTCCCTTCCTTCGTGATCTGTCGCGGTGCCAGGCAGGGCTCGGGGCAGCGCTCCACACCGGACACGGTCGGGTGCCCCAACGAGCTGCGCTTTCCCGGCGCACACGGTACTGGTGCACCCGCTATGCCAGGCCCGTCCCCGACGCGTCCTGGACAGAAACAGGACTTGCGCCAAGCCACGGCGCCTTCACTCGCATGAGACGGGCACTCGCCCGCGACGGATGTCGAACCCTGGCGGGACCATCAGCTGACGGAGCAATTCCCACCGGCCGGCTGGCGAACTGACTAGGCAGGCTGAAGAATCCGGGCCTCAAAACATCCGACTACACATCCGACGGCGACATCCACCTCGCCATACACAGGCGACATCCACCTCACCAGACCCAGTGGGCGCTACAGGACTCGAACCTGTGACCCCCTCCTTGTAAGGGAGGTGCTCTGGCCAGACTGAGCTAAGCGCCCTCGCCCACAAGCTACACGAGCATTCCTGTGGTTCTGCCGGTCGGCCAGCCTCAAGCCTGCGCAGTCATGCAGTCATGCGCAAGCCTGCGGCGCAAGCCGCTGGCACAATGCCGCGGCGGTAGCCTGCGGCCATGGCCGAGGTCACCGTCTACCACAACCCTCGCTGCTCCAAGTCCCGAGAGGCCCTGCGCAGGCTCGAGGAGCTTGGTGTCCCCCACGACGTAGTCCTATACCTGGAGAACCCGCCGGACGAGTCCACCCTTCGACAGATCGTCGCCAAGCTCGAGGACCCGGTGCGCGACCTCGTGCGCACCCAGGACGCCCGCAAGCGCGGCATACAGCTCGGCGACCTCGACGATGCGGACCACGTGATCGAGCTCCTCACATCCCACCCGGAGGTGATGCAGCGCCCGCTCGTCGTCACACCCGATCGAGCCTTCGTCGCCAGGCCCACCGACAGGGTCGACACACTCGCCTGAGTCCTTGCGATGGCCGACCGCCGCCGCGTGAGGCACCTACTGCTCTTGGGCCTGCCCACGCTCGTGGCGGCGGCCGTCGCAGTGGCTCTGGGACTCCCCTACTGGATAGTCGTCCCGATCGTCCTGCTGATAGCCGTGCTGGTGATCTTCGAATCCTGAACCACGTTCGAGTCACGAAGCGCAGGCGGACCGAAGACTTCGACTCACACCCGAACCGACTCGCGAGCAGCCTTGCAGAGAACCTCGGAAGACGCGGCGACCGGCGCCCTTCTCGCCTCGGGATCGGACACCCACAGTTCCCTGCCATACAGGTCCGCCACCGTCCCGCCCGCCTCCACACATATGAGCGCCCCTGCCAGATAGTCCCACGGCGCCAGGGTCCCTCCCGTGTAGTCGACGAACACGTCCACACTCCCCTGTGCGACCATGCACAGGTCCACCGACGCCGCACCCAGGCATCGGACCTGTCGCCAGGGTGTGCGCGCGCGGGGAAGCCCCACCATCGCGCAGACAGCTTCCGTAGGCGTGTCGCATCCGGAGACCGAGATCGGCACACCGTCGCGAGAAGCCCCGCGGCCCCGCACTGCCGTCCATCTCACAGAGAGCGGATGCGCGGCGACGAGACCCACCAGCGGGCCATCCTCGTCCATCACACACAGAGACGTCGACCACCAGGGCACGCCCCGGGAGGCGTTCGTAGAACCGTCCACGGGATCCACCACGGCCACGAGCCCGCCGCTCTCGGACGCGCCCCCACTTCCAAGAGGGCCGGCTCCTGCAGCCGCATCGTCGCAGAGCAGACCGGATGTGGCCGCCCACCATCCGGACTCCTCGCTCACCACGCGGAGACCCGCCTCGCCGAGCACGCGACAGGCGGCCTCTTCTGCCACCAGGTCTGCCTCGTGCTGACCGTCCTTGGCTCCCGTCCCCTTCCAGCTCACCTCTCGGGAGAGCGCTTCTGCGACGGCGTCTGCTGCGGCGTGCAACACATCCAACAGCTCCACGGGCTCCACCGGCGGCACCATACCGTCCGCCGAGTGCCCCTCCTCGGCGGACGACGACTCCCCAGGCCCGCAGCAGCCCCGACGCCGCGAAGACGCTCGCCTTCTGCTGCTCACGTGTTCACTCTCGTCTGCTGCACGTGGGAGACTTGCGCCGTGGCGGTGATCGACGTCCACGGCTTCGTGGCAGACCTGAAAGACCACGTCGCAGACCACGGTTTCCACGTGCACGACGAGCGGCACTTCGTGGAGACCTACTCGCTCAGGCAGTCCTGGGAGGTGGAGCTGCACCCCGAGAACGCCTGCGGCGGGCCACTCGACATCCACCTCGCCCTGGAGGTCGACCCGAAGGTGCTGCTCTCGTTCGAAGAGAAGGTACTCGAGCTACCCGAGGACGAGGACCCTCCTAAAGGGTTCGAGTTTCCGCTGGTCTTCACCTGGGAGATGCCTCCGCTGCCGAAACCCCCCGACCTGCTGGTGTTGGCCACCGACCTGGCGGGCATAGGCGGCACCGAGCTTCCTCTGGAGGTCTCCGCGATGGACTCGTTCGCCACGGTGACGGACGCACCCGAGCGCACGGTGACCATCGTCGCCCGCATCGCCGTGCACCTCGACGAGATCTTCCTCGGCAACCAGATCCTCTGCGACGAGCTGGACCGCTGTCATGCCGTGTCCGAGTACCTCCTCGACCACGCCCCGCTGTGGCTCGACGAGATGTGACCCCGCAGACACGCTGACCGGATGCTGTTCAACTCGTACCAGTTCGCAGCCTTCTTCGCCGTGGTGTTCGCGCTGCATTGGACGCTGCGTGGGCGGGCGCGACTGTGGATGCTGCTGGCGGCCTCCTACCTGTTCTACGGGGCGTTCGACTGGAGGTTCCTCGGGCTGCTCGTGGTCTCCACCGCCACCGACTACGTGGCCGGCCGCTACATAGCCCTCTCCGCCACCCAGAGCCAGAAGCGGGTCCTGCTGTGGACCGCCGTGGTCATCAACCTGGCCATCCTCGGCACGTTCAAGTACTTCGACTTCTTCTACGACAGCGCCGCCGCCCTGCTCGAGGCGCTCGGTCTCGGCGTTCCCGAGCTGAGCTTGCGCGTCGTGCTCCCGGTGGGGATCTCCTTCTACACGTTCCAGTCGATGAGCTACACCATCGACGTCTACCGCCAGAAGGTGGACGCCGAGCCGGACCCTCTCGTGTTCGCCTGTTATGTCGCCTTCTTCCCCCAGCTCGCGGCAGGACCGATCGAACGTGCGTCGAAGCTGATCCCGCAGCTGCGAAACCTCCCGGCGAGGCCCGACCCGAAGGACTTGTGGCTGGGGGTCGACCTCGTGCTCCTCGGCCTGTTCAGAAAGGTCGCGATAGCCGACGTGATGATCCCGGTCGTCTTCGAGGCGTTCGTCGAGAGGAGAGAGTTCTTCGGCCAGACCATCGACGTCCAGAACGGTTGGGTGACCCTGCTCTGTGGGGCGATCGCCTTCGGAGTACAGGTGTATGCCGACTTCGCCGGCTACTCCACCATCGCACGAGGACTCGGGAAGATGCTAGGCGTCGACCTCTCCATAAACTTCCTCCGCCCCGCCCGCGCGCGCAGCCAGGCGGAGTTCTGGCAGCGCTGGCACGTGACGCTGATGAACTGGTTCCGGGACTACGTCTACTATCCGCTGTGGCGTCGTCGGTGGCGGCGGCTACCGCTGCGACGCAAGTCTCGCCTCGCCTTCGCCCTGCTGGTCACCTTCACGCTGTCGGGGTTGTGGCACGGGGCGAACTGGACGTTCGTGCTGTGGGGCTTCCTTCTGGGTCTGATGCTCCTGGTCGACTGGTCGATCCGGGACTGGTGGAGGCGTTCGGTGGTCCGCACCCGACAGCCCGCGGCCGAGGCAATCCGGTTCGGCACCGCGGACGAAACTGCATTCGAAGCCTCTGCAGAGCCATCGGCGAAGCCCCCTACGCATGACCCTCTCGCGTCCGGGAGCGACCACTCCGACTCGTCGGGCCACCACAGTTCGCACGAGCGAGGTTCTGCCGTCTTCCCTTCGAAGCTGATAGGAGCTGTGCAACTGGTGGTCACGGTCGGTTCGCTGATCCTCGTCTCGGTGCTCGAGGCAGTCCCCACCGTTGGGGATGCGGTCCACATCTGGACCGGCATCTTCGGAGCCCGCGAGGGCCCCATCCACTTCCACCTCGTCGCAGCCGTCTTCTACGCTGTCGTAGCCCTCTACCTCTCCGACCAGCACGAGATCCACCTCGAGCAGGTGGAGCGAGCCCAGCGATCCTCCCAAGAACCCTGGGCGGCCAGGGAGCGTGTCATCCCCTGGTGGTCGTGGGGCGTGCGGACGGCGATCCTCGTGGCAGGTATCGTCGTCTTTGCACCCAACGAAGGACAGCCCTTCTACTACTTCCAGTTCTGATGTCAATGCCCGGAGAGACGTCTGTACAGAAGCGGGAGCGAGCCAGACGCATCGTCTTGCATGCGGCGGCGTTCGTGGCCGCGTTCGCGCTGCTGAACCTTGGTGCCGCAGCTGTAGGCTCCGCCATGAACCCGCCACTGTTCTGGTACCACCGCATCGCCGAAGGGCACGTCGAGGTGATGCGCGACATCACCTCCACCCACGGCTGTGTGGACATGGCAGTCGTAGGGAACTCGGTGGCCCTGGTGGGGATTAGGCCTCTCCAACTGACAAGGCGCCTGCGAGTAGCTGACGAAGTCTACAACGCATCCCTGCTGAACTCGGGCGCGCAGATCGACGTCGAATGGATGCGAGCCGCAGTGCTCCCGGCACTACAACCGGCCGTCCTTGTTCTCGTACCTCTGTCGACCCATTTCTCAGCTACCAGCCCTGTGGCCAAGAGTCTGAAACGCACTTGGACCAGTGCTGCCGCCACGAGGTCAGACGGCTTCGCCGGCCTGAACCGCTGGGCGCTCGAAACATTCCCATTGTTCAGATTCGCCAGCAGGTTGAGTGACTTCAGAGAGTGGGGCGGATTGGTCATCGGAAAGGCACCCAACGAGGATCAGTTGTCCATGGCCGTGAGGCAGCTGTACGGCTTGGGTAAGGGGGGCCACTCGTCTCCAGAAGGGAAGACGGCGGAGGGAGTCCAACGCCCCGACCAATACGAGGCGGGGTTCGCGCGGCGAGAATGGGGATGGCCCGGTTTCGCCGACCAGCGCTTCAAAACTGGCGGAGGAGACGAACTGGCAACAGACAGGGCCCTGAGGAGGGAGTTAACGAGTTGGTCAATTGATCCAACACAGGTGGAGATATACGAGGACTTTGTGACGAAGGAAGAGAAACGTGGTGTCGAAGTGATCCTGGTCTTGCCTCCGGTCTCGGATGCTTTCGTCGCCATGCATCCACAGGGATGGCAGAGTCTAGAACGCTTCCGGAAGATCATCGGCTCAATAGCGGCCGCCAGTGGAGCCGACCTGTTGGACCTTTCTGAGCTTGTCGACCTCAGCACATACGACTTTTCCGACCCGGTTCACCTCACCGCTCGTGGAACGCAGAAATTCGGAGATGAACTCGCGCGACGCCTCGCCGCCATCGAGAAGCCCTCCTGGTCCTGTGAGAGTCGCGGCTGAAGTAGACGTGAGAGTCGCAGCCGAGGTGGACTCGCTAGCGTGTCCGGGATGGCCGAAGTGATCGCGTCCGACCAGATAGACGGCGTCTACGTGGTGCGCCCACGGGTGTTCCGCGACGAGAGGGGGGTGTTCGTCGAGACGTACAGAAGGGAGTGGATACCCTCGGGCCGGGAGATGATCCAGGCGAACCGAGCCGACCGGGCGGCCGGGACGGTCGTCGGCCTCCACTACCACCTCCATCAGGCCGACTACTGGTACGTGCCCCGAGGACGCGCTCGGGTGGTGCTGCACGACCTCAGGAGAGGCTCTCCCACCGACGGGGCGACGATGGTCTTGGAGTTGGGGGGCGACCCCTCCTCCGACGACGCGCACACGGGCCTCTACATACCCCCCGGCGTCGCCCACGGCTTCGCCGCCCTCACCGACATCACGATCACCTATCTCGTGGACGGTTACTACAATCCCGCCGACGAGCTGGGTGTGGCCTGGGACGATCCCGCGATCGCGGCGGACTGGGGTGTGAGCGAACCGGTCCTCTCCGAACGGGACCGCTCCAACCCCACGAGGGACCGGATCCCGCCGGAGTTCATGCCGCATGCGAAGCTGAGGACGTGAGCTGTTCACAGCCGATTCCGACCGTTCGGAGGCGAAGTTGAGACTGCTCGTGACCGGCGGTGCCGGGTTCATAGGTTCCAACTACGTGCGATGGGTGCTGGCCCACACCGACGACTCCGTCACCGTCTACGACGCCCTCACCTATGCGGGGAACCTGGACAACCTGCGGGACCTCGAGGGCGACCCCCGATACGGCTTCGTGCACGGCGACGTCTGTGACCGGGAGACGCTGCGGCAGGCGATGGAAGGCCACGACGCAGTGCTCCACTTCGCTGCCGAGAGCCATGTCGACCGTTCGATCGTCAGTCCCGACGCCTTCGTGCGCACCAACTGCGACGGGACGAACGTGGTGTGCGACATAGCACGGGAGGTCGGCGTTTCGAAGGTGGTGCACGTGTCCACCGACGAGGTTTACGGCTCTATCGAGGAAGGGTCGTTCTCCGAAGACGACCCCCTGCACCCGAGGTCCCCCTACTCCGCGTCGAAGGCGGGCTCGGACCTCATCGCACTCGCCTACCACGAGACCTTCGGCCTCCCCGTCGTGGTCACACGCTCGTCTAACAACTTCGGCCCCTACCAGTACCCGGAGAAGCTCATCCCGCTGTTCGTGACGAACCTCCTCGAGGGGAAGAAAGTCCCTCTGTATGGGGACGGGATGAACGTGCGGGACTGGTGTTACGTGGAGGACAACTGCGAGGCCATCGACCTGGTGTTGAGGCGGGGAGAGGTCGGCACCGTCTACAACATCGGAGCGGGAAATGAGATGCCGAACCGGGCGATAGTAGACGCTCTGTTGGAGATCTTGGACGCAGACGATTCGATGGTCGAATACGTGGAGGACCGCCCCGGACACGACCGCAGGTATTCGATAACCACCCACCGGATACGGGCCCTCGGATGGTCCCCGCGCCACGAGTTCCGTCCGGCCCTGGAGCAGACCGTCAGGTGGTATCTGGAGAACCGGTGGTGGTGGGAGCCTCTAAAGCGGAGGCTGGAAGAGGAGCCGATCCGCTGAGATGGCGCGGCGCCTGAGGGTCGTCGTCACAGGAGCTGCCGGTCAGCTCGGATCCGAGCTGGTGCGGGAGTTCGCCGACTACGACCTCCTCGCGCTCGACAGGGCGGCTGTGGACGTCACCGACAGGGATCAGGTTTTCGGCGCGATCCTCTCCTCGCAGCCCGACGTGGTGGTTCATCCCGCGGCCTGGACCGATGTCGACGGGTGTGAGCTGGACCCCGACCGGGCGTACAAGGTGAACGCGCTCGGCACCCGCCTGGTCTCCCAGGCCGCGGCGTTGGCCGGTGCCCACATCGTGTACGTCTCCACCGACTATGTGTTCGACGGGACCAAGGCCGACCCCTACCACGAGTGGGACCAGCCGAACCCGCTTTCTGTGTACGGACGGTCGAAGCTCGCCGGAGAGCGGGAGGCTCTGGAGATGGCTGGCCCGCGTGCATGCGTGGTCCGCACTTCGTGGGTCTGC encodes:
- the rfbB gene encoding dTDP-glucose 4,6-dehydratase, with product MRLLVTGGAGFIGSNYVRWVLAHTDDSVTVYDALTYAGNLDNLRDLEGDPRYGFVHGDVCDRETLRQAMEGHDAVLHFAAESHVDRSIVSPDAFVRTNCDGTNVVCDIAREVGVSKVVHVSTDEVYGSIEEGSFSEDDPLHPRSPYSASKAGSDLIALAYHETFGLPVVVTRSSNNFGPYQYPEKLIPLFVTNLLEGKKVPLYGDGMNVRDWCYVEDNCEAIDLVLRRGEVGTVYNIGAGNEMPNRAIVDALLEILDADDSMVEYVEDRPGHDRRYSITTHRIRALGWSPRHEFRPALEQTVRWYLENRWWWEPLKRRLEEEPIR
- a CDS encoding dTDP-4-dehydrorhamnose 3,5-epimerase, encoding MSGMAEVIASDQIDGVYVVRPRVFRDERGVFVETYRREWIPSGREMIQANRADRAAGTVVGLHYHLHQADYWYVPRGRARVVLHDLRRGSPTDGATMVLELGGDPSSDDAHTGLYIPPGVAHGFAALTDITITYLVDGYYNPADELGVAWDDPAIAADWGVSEPVLSERDRSNPTRDRIPPEFMPHAKLRT
- a CDS encoding putative arsenate reductase, producing the protein MAEVTVYHNPRCSKSREALRRLEELGVPHDVVLYLENPPDESTLRQIVAKLEDPVRDLVRTQDARKRGIQLGDLDDADHVIELLTSHPEVMQRPLVVTPDRAFVARPTDRVDTLA
- a CDS encoding NAD(P)-dependent oxidoreductase yields the protein MARRLRVVVTGAAGQLGSELVREFADYDLLALDRAAVDVTDRDQVFGAILSSQPDVVVHPAAWTDVDGCELDPDRAYKVNALGTRLVSQAAALAGAHIVYVSTDYVFDGTKADPYHEWDQPNPLSVYGRSKLAGEREALEMAGPRACVVRTSWVCGRVGRNMVKTVLRLASEAGPLRFVDDQRGCPTFAEDLAHKIRQLAVARVAGVVHVTNQGAVSWYEFARAVLEAAGQDPDRVEPIKTADLDPPRPAPRPANSVLRNFVLEQMGFGLLPEFGESLERLVVQLLAE